The Amycolatopsis sp. DG1A-15b genome window below encodes:
- a CDS encoding sensor histidine kinase, with translation MTEAQQLEHPRPHPARTILYMIASFVFRLLQFVLIVVGIAVGVSTAVIWVGFPILLATTSFVRWSGDRERSWLGTMLRVPLPPVQRRPYEEGQPLLRRWMVRLSDPTTWRDLAYFMVAFPLACAEFTIALASIVLLPMAIWVTPWLGWLHGELALALLGPDRTKRLEQKAERLQASRARGVDAAEAERRRIERDLHDGAQQRLVAVAMSLGRAKSKFDQDPQLVRDLIDEAHSDAKLAVSELRDLARGIYPAVLGDRGLDAALSAQAAKSPIPVDVSVDVEPRPPAAVETTAYFIVGETLTNIAKHSGASEAEVKVWRTDDHVVVEITDNGHGGAEVRPGGGLAGLADRAATIDGVITVVSPVGGPTVIRADLPCQW, from the coding sequence ATGACCGAGGCGCAACAGCTGGAACACCCGCGGCCGCACCCGGCTCGCACGATCCTCTACATGATCGCCAGTTTCGTCTTCCGGCTTCTGCAGTTCGTGCTGATCGTGGTCGGCATCGCGGTGGGGGTGTCCACGGCGGTGATCTGGGTCGGGTTCCCGATCCTGCTGGCGACGACGAGCTTCGTCCGCTGGTCCGGCGACCGCGAGCGGAGCTGGCTGGGGACGATGCTGCGGGTGCCGCTGCCGCCGGTGCAGCGGCGGCCGTATGAAGAAGGGCAGCCGCTGCTGCGGCGGTGGATGGTCCGGCTGAGCGATCCGACGACCTGGCGTGACCTGGCGTACTTCATGGTCGCCTTCCCGCTGGCGTGCGCGGAGTTCACGATCGCGCTGGCGTCGATCGTGCTGCTGCCGATGGCGATCTGGGTGACGCCGTGGCTCGGCTGGCTGCACGGCGAGCTGGCGCTGGCGCTGCTGGGGCCGGACCGCACGAAGCGGCTGGAGCAGAAGGCCGAGCGGCTGCAGGCGTCGCGGGCCCGGGGTGTGGACGCGGCCGAAGCCGAACGCCGTCGCATCGAGCGTGACCTGCACGACGGTGCGCAGCAGCGGCTGGTGGCCGTCGCGATGAGCCTGGGCCGGGCGAAGTCGAAGTTCGACCAGGATCCGCAGCTGGTGCGGGACCTGATCGACGAGGCGCACTCGGACGCGAAACTGGCCGTGTCGGAGCTGCGGGACCTGGCGCGCGGCATCTACCCGGCCGTCCTCGGCGACCGGGGGCTGGACGCGGCGCTGTCGGCGCAGGCGGCGAAGTCGCCGATCCCGGTGGACGTCTCGGTGGACGTCGAGCCGCGGCCGCCGGCCGCGGTGGAGACGACGGCGTACTTCATCGTCGGCGAGACGCTGACGAACATCGCGAAGCACTCCGGAGCGTCCGAAGCGGAAGTGAAGGTGTGGCGGACCGACGACCACGTCGTCGTCGAGATCACCGACAACGGCCACGGGGGCGCGGAGGTGCGTCCCGGCGGCGGGCTGGCCGGCCTGGCCGACCGCGCCGCGACGATCGACGGCGTGATCACCGTGGTGAGCCCGGTGGGCGGGCCGACCGTGATCCGGGCTGACCTGCCCTGCCAGTGGTGA